The Cryomorphaceae bacterium 1068 region AAAGAGCAGGAGTTCCAATTGTCTCTCAAGGTATGGGTGCTGATCCTGCTTCAGTAGCATTCGATACCCTTCAATCTGCGGTAACGCAAAATGCCGATGTGGTATTGATTGATACGGCCGGAAGGCTCCACAACAAAGTGAACTTAATGAATGAGCTGACCAAGATTCGCCGCGTGATGGATAAGATCGTCCCGGGAGCGCCCCATGAGGTGCTTTTGGTATTGGACGGGAGTACTGGTCAAAATGCCATTGAGCAAGCGCGTCAGTTCACTAAAGCCACAGAGGTAACGGCTTTAGCATTGACTAAAATCGACGGCACTGCCAAAGGAGGTGTCGTCATAGGAATATCAGATGAATTTAAAATTCCCGTAAAGTACATCGGGGTAGGAGAGGGAATGGAGCACTTACAAGTGTTTAATAAATACGAATTTGTTGATTCCCTTTTCAGCAAGTAAGGTGTAGGATGAAGACGAAGACCCTAAAAAAGAACAAGGTTAATGTAGTTACTCTAGGCTGCTCAAAGAATATCTACGACAGTGAGGTAATGATGAACCAGCTTCAGGCAAATAAGTATGACGTGGTGCATGAAAGTGACGACGGAGATGCCTCAGTCGTTATCATCAATACCTGTGGATTTATCGATAATGCCAAGCAAGAGAGTATTGACACCATTATTCAATGGGCTGATGCCAAAGAGCGTGGATTTGTAGATAAAGTCTACGTTACGGGATGTCTTTCGGAACGGTATAAGGGAGATCTTGAAACAGAAATCCCCGAAGTGGATGCCTATTTCGGTACGCGTGAATTACCTCGATTGCTGAAAACTCTGAAGGCTGATTACAAGCATGAGTTAGTGGGAGAGCGATTGCTCACGACTCCATCTCATTACGCCTATTTCAAAATTGCAGAGGGATGTGACCGACCTTGCTCGTTTTGTGCCATTCCGCTAATGCGTGGTAAGCACCGCTCAACTCCAATCGAGGAATTGGTGGAGCAAGCCAAGGGACTTGCAGCGAAAGGAGTAAAAGAGCTGATGCTTATTGCACAAGATTTAACTTATTACGGCCTTGATATTTATAAGAAGCGAGAGTTAGCGAAATTGCTTCAGGCTTTAGCTGATGTGGAAGGAATCGAATGGATTCGTTTGCACTACGCCTTTCCGAGTGGCTTTCCTATGGAGGTGCTCGATGTGATGCGCGAGCATCCAAACGTTTGCCTATATCTCGATATCCCACTTCAACACGCCTCAACGCGAATGCTCAAAGCGATGCGACGAGGAATCACCCGAGAGAAGACGACTGAATTGATCCGCAAAATTCGCGAGCAGGTTCCCGGAATCGCTGTGAGAACAACCCTCATTTCCGGATACCCTGGCGAGAGTGAAGAAGACCACGCTGAAATGTTGGAATGGGTTGGCGAAATGC contains the following coding sequences:
- the rimO gene encoding 30S ribosomal protein S12 methylthiotransferase RimO, which translates into the protein MKTKTLKKNKVNVVTLGCSKNIYDSEVMMNQLQANKYDVVHESDDGDASVVIINTCGFIDNAKQESIDTIIQWADAKERGFVDKVYVTGCLSERYKGDLETEIPEVDAYFGTRELPRLLKTLKADYKHELVGERLLTTPSHYAYFKIAEGCDRPCSFCAIPLMRGKHRSTPIEELVEQAKGLAAKGVKELMLIAQDLTYYGLDIYKKRELAKLLQALADVEGIEWIRLHYAFPSGFPMEVLDVMREHPNVCLYLDIPLQHASTRMLKAMRRGITREKTTELIRKIREQVPGIAVRTTLISGYPGESEEDHAEMLEWVGEMRFDRLGCFTYSHEENTHAFNSEDDVPEELKKQRADEIMELQSGISHEINQEKVGKTFKVMIDRVEGNDYIGRTEFDSPEVDNEVIIPKSTGYARIGDFAEVKITDCAPYDLYGELVAP